The sequence TCGATAGGATAAACAGTTGCCGCAGCGTACCCGGGGCAAATAGGGCGGGAGGCAGCAACGGCGATACGGCGCGCTTTTGCTGTTCGATCAGCGCCGGCAGAGCAAGGGCCGAGGCCGACAGCAAGGCGATAACCCCCGGCGTATTCATCCGCGTCGACAAACCGGTGACGCCCAGTTGCAGACAGCCGAGCAGCGTCATGACCAACAGCGCCCCCAGCCAGTCAAGACGAATTCCCTGCCGTTGCAACGGCTTGAAATAAGGCAGATAGCGCCAGGAAATGGCCAACGCCGCCAGGCCGCAGGGCACGTTCAGATAGAATACCGCCCGCCAGCCGTAGTGTTCGGTCAGCACCCCGCCCAGCGTCGGCCCCAGCGCATTGACGATGCTGAACGCGGTACTGAGCAGAATTTGCCAGCGCAGCCGGCGGCGCATATCGGGGAAAAGTTCCGGGATACAGGCAAACGCCGTGCCGATCAGCATGCCGCCGCCGACGCCCTGCAAAGCCCGCCAGACCACCAGCATCAGCATGCTGCCGGCCTGGGCGCACAGCAGCGAGGAGAGGGTAAATAGCAGCGTGGCGGCCACCACGAAATATTTACGCCCGAAGTAATCCCCCAGCCGGCCGAAAATCGGCACCGTGACGATGGAGGTCAGTAAATAGCCGGTCGCCAGCCAGGCATAGAGATCGAAGCCGCCGAGATCGGCCACGATATAGGGCATGGTGTTGCCGATAACGGTCTGATCGAGCGCCGAGAGCATCAGCGTGAGCGACAGTCCCAGCATGGCCAGCAAAGCGCGGCGAAAACTTAACGGCGCGGGCGGCGATGTTTGGCCCGTCATCGCGCTCCCCGCGGTTTCCGTCGCCTGGTTCACCGCAGCTGCGCGACCGCGCGCGCCATACGTTTGGCGCCTTCAAGCAGCGTATCGATATCCGTGGCGATGGACAGGCGGAAGTACGGTGAAATGCCGTACGCCGCACCGGCCACCACGGCCACCCCTTCGCTCTCCAGCAGGTAGAGCACGACGTCGTTATCGCTGGTCAGGGTTTCGCCCTGCGGCGTCCGACGCCCCAGAATGCCCGCGCAGTTGACATAAAGATAAAAAGCGCCGTCCGGCAACCGGCAGCTCAGACCGGGAATGTCATTGACGGCCGCCGCCATCCGGTCGCGCCGCTGGCGATAGATTTCCCGGCTGCGCTCAATAAATTCGCTGCCGCTGGCCAGCGCCGCCAGCGCCGCCGCCTGGCTGACGGAACAGGCGTTGCTGGTCGACTGGGATTGCAGCGTTCCCATAGCGTTAATCAGCGCCTGCGGCCCCGCGGCGTAGCCGATGCGCCAGCCCGTCATGGCATAGGTTTTCGACACGCCGTTGACCACCAGCGTGCGGTCGGCCAGTGCGGGCTCCACCGCCAGCAGATGGGTGGGCGCGGCGCGGTCGAAACGGATGTGCTCGTAAATATCATCGGTCATGATCGCCAGCGTAGGGTGATCCAGTAACACGTCCGCCAGCGCCCGCAACTCGCCCTCGGAATAGCTCGCGCCGCTGGGATTGCCGGGCGAATTCAGCAACAGCCAGCGGCAATCGGGCGTAATGGCGGCGCGCAGTTGCTCCGCCGTCAGCTTAAAGCCATGTTCTTCCTGGCAGGGGACGATCAGCGGTTCGCCGTCACAGGCCAGCACCATATCGGGATAAGAGACCCAGAACGGGGCCGGAATCAATACCTTGTCGCCCGGTTCCAGCGTCGCGGCCAGCGCGTTGAAAATCGCGCTCTTGGCGCCGCAGGTGACGATAATATCGTCCGGCGCGAAATGCAGCCGGTTTTCCCGCCGGAACTTATCGGCAATCGCCTGACGCAGCGCCGGCGTGCCGTTATTCTGGGTATAGCGCGTCTCTCCCCGCTCTATCGCCGCACAGGCCGCCTGGCGGATAACTTCCGGCGTATCGAAATCCGGTTCGCCGGTCACCAGGTTGACGATGGACCTGCCCGCGCGGCGCAATGCGTTGGCGCGATCGGCCGCGGTGCTGCTGGGCGAGGTTTTTATGCGGGTAATACGTGAAGCGATGTGGATTGCACTCATAACGAGCTCCTGATGCCGTATGGATGAAAAATACGGTAATGGAGAGACTCGCCGCCACGCCAAGAGGAGTTTGTTCTGGTTCAATCGCGTTGGCTTATGGATAGGCATCAGCGATAGCATAAATGCATCATCACCGTGCACAAGGAGAGTCGGCCGGCGCCGCACGGCCGTTTATCCGGCTGTCGAAATAATTAATAACTATTTATTTACAATAGGTTAAATAAAACCATGACGCGGCGTAACAAAAATTGGCTTAAGGATTGCTTGAGCGTGGATAAGGTCTTTTATAACGAGGGCGATCACCATGAATCTCAGGCGACTTAAGTATTTTGTGAAAATTGTCGATATCGGCAGTTTAACTCAGGCTGCTGACATTCTGCATATTGCCCAGCCGGCGTTAAGCCAGCAGCTCGCCACGCTGGAAAGCGAAGTGAAGCAGCAGTTGCTGATCCGCACCAAACGCGGCGTCACGCCCACCGATGCCGGCAAGATCCTCTATACCCACGCCCAGGCGATCCTGCGGCAGTGCGAACGGGCGCAAAACGCCATCGACGGCTCCGCATTGCAGCTCTCCGGCACGGTGTCCGTGGGGCTGGCGCCCGGCACGGCGGCGACCAATCTGGCCCTGCCGCTGTTTGAGGCGGTCAGACAACAGCACCCCGGCATCCTGCTTTATTACAACGAAAACTTCGGCACCACGCTGAGCGAACTGATTATGAGCGGGCGCATGGATATGGCGGTGTTGTACGGCAACCGCGATATCCACGGTCTGTCGTTTATCCCGTTGATGAAAGAAGATCTCTATCTGGTCAGCAGCGGCCCTGAAATCCCCGCCGGCCATACCATCGAACTGGAACAGGTGGCGAAACAGGATCTGTTTCTGCCCCAGTCCTACAACTTTATGCGCAAAATCGTCAATGAGGCCTTTGCTTCGCGCGGCCTGGTGGGGCGGGTGGTGTGCGAAATCGAGTCCGCCACCACCCTGACGGCGGCGGTGGCCAGCGGCCATGGCGCCACCGTGCTGCCGGAATCCGCCGCGCGCGCCATGCTGGCGCCGGCCGGAGCCTGGATGGCGAAAATCATCAACCCGGATATTCAGGCGCCGCTATCATTCTGCTCGTCCGATCATCTGCCCCTTTCCCAGCCGGCGCAGGCGGTGAAAAACATACTGCTGTCGCTGATGGCGCAGCGTACGCCCGATAATCGCCCACTGGCCCTAGCCTAGCGATGAATAATAAGTCTCCCTTATTACCACACAAGGAAACCCTCTTAGTGGAGCGTTAAACGGCACGTTACAGTGCCGCTATCACTCAGCAAAAGCCCTGCATCCGCTATCAGGGCCATAAGAGGTAACGATGGATCTCGCACAACGGTGGGATAATCCGCAATTGAGCTTATTGGGTACAAGGACGCTGTTATTTGAAGCGCCGGGCCCTTTAGGGCTGGAAAACCAGCAGCGCATCTGGGCGCTGGCCGACTATGCCGACGATCTGCCGGAGGTCGCGGAGTCCGTTCCCGGCATGAATAATCTGATGCTGGTGCTGCGCCACTCGCCGGCGGAGCCGGAATCGCTGTTTACCCGGCTTCTCAAGCAGTGGCTGCGGGATGAACGCAAGGTCTTGCAGGGAAAAACCATCGAACTGCCGGTGGCGTACGGGGGGGAATTCGGCCCGCATCTGCATGACGTCGCCGAGCACACCGGGCTGAGCGTCAGTGAGGTGATCGCCCGCCATTGCGCCCCGCTGTACCCGGTCTATGCCCTCGGCAGCCATCCCGGCTACTGCTATCTCGGCAATATGGACCCCGCCATCGCCACGCCGCGCCGTCAGACGCCGTTACTGAGCATTCCCGGCGGCGCCGTGTCCATCGGCGGGCTGCAAACCGGCGTTTCCGCCTCGGCGGGCCCCAGCGGCTGGAACACCATCGGTCATACGGACTTCACCTTCTTTAACGCATACGCGCAGCCGCCGGTCGCTCTGTCGCCAGGCGACAACATCGCCTTTAAAGCCGTGAGGGTGCGCGCATGATCGTAATTGAAAAAACCACCCCGCTCAGCAGCGTGCAGGATCTGGGGCGCAGCGGCAGCCTGCACTACGGCGTCGGCGCCGCGGGAGCGATGGATCCGCTGGCCTTGCGGTTGGGCAACGCCCTGCTGGGCAACGACGCCAACGCCGCGGCGATTGAAATTCCGCTGTTCCCCTTCCAGGCGCGCTTTACCGACGACTGCCGTTTTGCCGTCACCGGCCATGACGGCCGGGTGATGCTGGACGACGCGGCGCTCCCTTTCTGGTGGAGCGCTCAGGCGCGCAAAGGGCAGCGCCTGACGCTGCACGCATCGAGCAATACCGCCCGCGCCTACCTGCATCTGCCCGGCGGCGTCGACGTGCCGGAAGTGCTGGGTTCGCGCAGCACGCAGCTACGCGGCGAATTCGGCGGTTTCAAGGGGCGCGGCCTGCAAAGCGGCGACCGGCTCGGCGCCGCGGCCCCGCAGCAGCGCGGACCGGTGGATTTCGGCATCGTCCCGCCGTGGCTGGCGCTGGGGGTGGCGGATACGCCGGAACCGATGATCCGCGTGCTGCCCGCCGCGGAATACGGCGCGTTCAGCGACGCGTCGCGGCAGGCGTTTTGGAGTCAGGCATGGCGCATCACCCCGCAGAGCAATCGTTACGGCTATCGTTTGGCGGGCGAGCCGCTGGTGGCGAAAGTCCCGCTGGAGATGCGCTCGCACGGCATTATTCCCGGCGTGATCCAGGTGCCCCACAACGGTCTGCCGATCGTTCAAATGCGCGATGCGCAGCCCAGCGGCGGTTATCCCAAATTCGGCACGGTGATTGACGCCGACATGTGGCTGCTGGGGCAAATTCCCGTCGGCGGCCGGATACGCTTTCTTCAGGTAGACCATCAGCAGGCGCGTGAGGCGGAACGGCAACAGCAGGCCTATCTGCAAAAAGCGATCGAGCAGATCGACTGCCACCGCCGCTACGCGGATTAATGCCCCATTTACCGAGGTGACGAGATGTTAGCCATCGCTGAACTACGCCAGATCGCCAGCAGGATGAGTCAGTCCGGGCTGCGCGATATTGAAATCGTCGACGGCCGCTGCCGGGTACGTATGCGCTGCGACGCGCCCCGGCCGGCCGAGGTCGCGCCAACGGCGGCGGCGCAGCCCGCTTGCACGACGATCGCCGCGCCAAGGCCGGGGATCGTCTGGTTTAGCCATCCGCTTAACGGGCAGGTCATCGCCGCACCGGGAGCAACCGTCGCCGCCGGCGAGCTGGTCGCGCTGCTCGGCGTCGGCCACCTGCTGCTGCCGGTGCGCAGCAGCGCCGGCGGGACGGTGCGGCAGCTCTGCGTCGCCGACGGCTGCGTGGTGGAGTACGGCACCGAACTCATGACCCTGTCTCAGGAACCATAAAGGAGCACACGATGACCATCATCGATCTGAACGCCGATCTTGGCGAAGGATTTGGCGATTACACCATGGCGGACGACCGCGCCCTGATGCCGTTAATCTCCTCCGCCAACGTGGCCTGCGGCTTTCATGCCGGCGACGCCGCCATCATGGCCGACAGCGTTCGCCTGGCCAAGGCGCACCAGGTTGATCTCGGCGCGCACGTCGGTTTCCCCGATCTGCTCGGTTTCGGCCGCCGCCGCATGCAGATTGATACGGATACGCTGGCGCACTACGTCACCTATCAACTGGGGGCGCTGGCGGGCTTCGCCCGCGCGGCCCATTACCCCATGACCCATATGAGCTTTCACGGCGCGCTGGGCAATATGGCCGCCGAAGATCCGCAGCTTGCCCTGCCGCTGTTGCAGGCGGTAAAAGCCTTCGACGCCGGCCTGATTATCAGCACCACCGCCGGCAACGCCGTTGAGCATAGCGCCCGCCAACTGGGCTTCAAGGTTGCCACCACCTTCCTGGCCGATCGCGCCTACGACCGCCACGGCATGCTGGTCAGGCGCGGCCTGCCCGGAGCGGTGATCCACGAGGTGGCGCAGGTTAGCCAACGGGTCATCCGTCTGCTGACGCAGGGAACGGTGGAAAGCATCGAGGGCGACATCCTGCCCATGTCCGTCACCTCTATCCTGCTGCACGGCGATACCGCCGGCGCCCTGGCGCTGGCGCGGCAACTGCGCCGCGACATAGAGGCGCTGGGGATAAAAATCGTACCGATTTCGCGCCATTAGCTATTACCGCGGGGAAACTATAAGACAGCCCTATTGCCACAAAAGCTTTATGTCTTATCCCCCCCTATCGATTACTGGTTACAGTCCATTTATGCGTATTGCCTCCGGGCAAACGGTTGTTAACGTCAGGGGAGTCACGCTATGCCATTTTCAGATTATAAAACCGCATTGGTCACCGGCGCATCCGCCGGTCTGGGCGAGGCCATTGTCGAACGTTTGTGCCGCGAAGGCATCAGGGTGCACGCGGTCGCCAGACGCCGGGAGCAGTTGGCGGCGCTGGCCGAACGCACCGGCTGCATTCCGCACGCGCTGGATATCGCCGACACCGCCGCCCTGACCCGGCTGTGCGCGGGGCTTGAAATTGATATTCTGGTCAATAACGCCGGCGTTTCCCATTCGGGTTCCCTGCTGGATTCCGCCGCGGACAACATCGATAGCCAGGTGGACGTCAACCTGCGCGCCGTGCTGCATTTAACCCGCCTGCTGGTGCCCGGCATGGTCGAACGCGATCGCGGCCACGTCATCAATATCTCCTCCATCGCCGGCGTGTATAACTTCAACGGCAATACCATTTACCACGCCACCAAAGCCGCGGTGCATATGCTGTCGCGCCAGCTGCGCATCGATGTCTACGGCAAACGGGTGCGCGTCACCGAAATTTGTCCCGGCCGGGTGGCCACCGACATCTTCGGCAATGTGCTGGGCGACGCCGAGGAGGCGCGTAAACGCTTTATCGACGGTTTTGAACTGCCGCAGGCCAGGGACGTCGCCGATGCGATCGCCTTCAGCATCGCCGCCCCCGTCGCCGTCAATATCGGACACATTGAACTGACCCCGACCCTACAGGTGCCCGGCGGACTGTCGACGATGCGCCCGGATGATGCGGCCTGCTGATGGGGCGCGGTAGCGAATGGAGAGGGAACGGCGATGAACAACACGCTTGATTTTGGCGTCATCCTGCACGGGCAATACGCCGAGATGCTGATACAGGGCATAAAGCTGACGCTGCAACTGGCGCTGGGCTCCTGGCTGCTGGCAATGGCGCTGGCGATGGTGCTGGTGGTGGTGCGCCTGGCGAACAAACGGTTGGCGACGGCATTGGTGGCCGCCTACGTCTCTTATCACCGCAATGTGCCGACGCTGGTCCAGCTGATGATGTGGTATTTCGCCATTCCGACCCTGTTGCCCGAGTCGCTGCAGATCTGGCTGAGCGATTTCAATACCGAGTTCGTTTTCTCGCTTATCGCCCTGGGACTGTGCCAGGCGGCCTATTTCTCCGAGGACATCCGCAGCGGATTGCGCGCCATTCCCGCCGGTCAAACCGAAGCCTCGCGCGCGCTGGGGATGGGGTATCTGCGCGCCATGCAGCTGGTGATCCTGCCGCAGGGCGTGCGCAATGCGCTGCCGGCGCTTATCAACCACACGGTATTGCTGTTTAAAAACACCAGCCTGGCGATGGTGATTGGCGTGGCGGAATTGACCTACGTCACGCGTGAAATTGAAAACTACACCTTCCGTACTTTTGAGGCGTACCTGCTCTCTTCCCTTGCCTACCTGGCATGCTCCCTGCTGCTGATGGGCGTCGGGGCGGTACTGGCCCAGCGCTATCAACGCGCCTTAGCGAGGTAACGCCATGCTCGATTTTTTCTCGATCATTCAGCAAAACTGGATGCTATTTCTGGTCGGCCAATATCCCAGCGGACCTTTAGGCGGCATTGTCTGCACCCTGCTGCTGTCGCTGCTGGCGATGCTGTTCGCCTTACCGCTCGGCGTCGTGCTGGGCGTGGCGCGTATCTCCCCGTTCCGCTGGCTGCGCTATCCAGCCACCGTCTGGGTGTACGTACTGCGCGGCGTTCCGCTGGTCATGGTGGTGTTCTGGACCTATTTTTGCGTTCCTCTGCTGCTGGGGCGCAACATCGACGGGTTTACCACCATGCTGTGCACCCTGGTGGTATATGAAAGCGCCTACATCGCCGAAATCGTGCGCGCCGGCATTCAGGCGCTGCCTTCCGGCCAGTATGAAGCCTCCCGCGCCATGGGCATGAGCTACCTTAAGGCCCTGCGCCTGATTCTTCTGCCCCAGGCGCTGTACAACATGCTGCCCAGCCTGCTCAGCCAGCTGGTGTCGATCATCAAAAACAGTACCCTGGGGTACGTCATCAACGTCCAGGAACTGACGTTCGCCGCCAACCAGGTCAATAACCAGCTGCTTACCAAGCCGTTTGAGGTGTTCGCCATCGTCGCGCTCAGCTACTACGTGATTTGCTTCAGCCTGACTCTGCTGGCGAATCGTCTGGAACAGCGTATTGCCCGCAAACGTCTGGGGCCGTCGCCAACCGGAGCGGCAAAAGCCGCCCTGTCGGCCGCAAAATCTTAATTCGAGAGGAGTATCCGCATGATTCCGATGATTATGTTTAACCGGGTCAATAAATGGTACGGCGACTATCAGGCATTGACGGACCTGAGCGCGGAAATAAACAGCGGCGAAGTGGTGGTGGTTTGCGGGCCGTCCGGCTCCGGAAAATCAACCCTTATTCGCACCGTTAACCGCCTGGAACCTATCGAAGAGGGCCAGATCCTGTTCGACGGCCACGATATCCACGGCTCCAGTACGCGCCTTAACCAACTACGTACCCGCATCGGCTTCGTTTTCCAAAGCTTCAACCTGTTTCCGCATATTACGGTGCTGGAGAACATCATGCTGTCGCCGGTAAAAGTGCTGGGGCTGAAGCGCGCGGAGGTACGCAAGCAGGCGCTGGAACTGCTGGAGCGCGTCGGTCTTGAGCATAAGGCCGACGCCTATCCGGCCCATCTCTCCGGCGGCCAGCAACAGCGCGTGGCCATCGCCAGAGCGCTGGCGATGAAGCCGCCGGTGATGCTGTTTGACGAACCGACCAGCGCGCTGGACCCGGAGATGGTCGGCGAAGTGTTAAGCGTGATGCGCGATCTGGCGCAAGACGGGATGACGATGATGTGCGTCACCCATGAAATGCACTTCGCCCGCGACGTCGCCGACACCGTCTGGTTTATGGATGCCGGGAAAATATTGGAAAAAGCGCCGCCGGAACAGTTCTTTACCCGGCCGCAACACCCCCGGGCGCAGCGTTTTCTGGCCGACCTGCGTCAACACTAACTCTACCGCCTGTTTTAGCTACCGGAGCAAAATGCTATGAAAAACGTCAATAAATTGAGTGTGGTCATGCTGGCAGTACCCTTGATGTTGGCCGCCCTGCCGTCGCGGGCCGATAGTCTGGCGGATATTCAAACCCGCGGCACGCTGAACTGCGGGGTTTACTCCGACGTACCGCCCTTTTCCGCACCCGATCCGCAAACCCGTCAGTTGGTGGGCATGGATGTGGATCTGTGCGGCGCGCTGGCCAAGCAGATGGGGCTGAAGCTCAACCTGATGCCGGTTTCCGTCGAAGCCCGCATCGCCGTCCTCACCACCGGCCGGGTCGACGTGCTGATCGCCAATCTGGCGTATACCAAGACGCGCGCGACGCAAATTCAGTTCAGCGACCCCTACTACATCGCCAAAGAGGTACTGGTGGTCAAAAGCCCCAACGCGGAAAAAACCCCGGCGGACTTTAAAGGCAAACGCATCAGCGCCACCAAGGGCTCGACGTCGGAGCAGTCCATCCGCATGGCGGACGCCAGACCGGTCACCTTTCAGGACACCGCCTCCGCCTATCTGGCCCTGCAACAGAATAAGTCCGTCGGCTTCGTCACCAACAATATGACCGCCGCCAAGCTGGTTATGCAGGCGAAAAAAGAGGGGATCGATCTGGCCATCGTCAAAGAACCGATGGCGCTGGAGCCGGTGGCCGTCGGTTTAAAACTGGGCGAGCCGGCGCTGCTGGCGCAGGTCAATAGCAGCCTTAAAACCATGGACGACTCCGGCGAAATCGATCAAATCTGGAACCGCTGGATTGGACCGGATACCGATTACAAGATGGTGCGTGAAGAGAAGGTGCAGCCGCTGTCCAGTCTGCAATTCGTGCCGCTGGAATAAGACGGTCGGCGCGCGTCGGCGCCGTCCCTCCCCTACTCTGACAGTCTCTTAGTCACTATTTATCAGAAGAGACGATCTCAGGGGGAGGGGACGGATCCGGCATCGTTACCCCCTCTGGCAATCCCACAGCCATACTATCTAATGCCGTTTTACGTGTTTGGATGACGCCGGGAAATTTTTTATATTACGCATCCGGCATGATTCGAGCAGAGCTCCCCCTTGCACGCAAAATCCCTACACCTTGAAGCCCTATCTCTGCCTGAAATCTGGAAGTCACGCATTCTCGGCGTCATCGGCCAGACCAATATCAAGCTTATCCGCATGGATAAAAGCGTTATTCCCGCAGAATGCCACGATGAGGTCCATTTACGATCCGCTTTCCCCAGGACGGCGCTAACATGAAGAAACCTTTTCACCTGATGGCCAAACCGACCAGCTTTCAGTGCAATCTGTCCTGCGAGTACTGTTTTTATCTGCCCAAAGGGAAAGATGTCCTGCAAAGCCCGTCCCCTAAACGGCATATGGATGACGCGGTGTTGCGCCAGTATATCAAGCAATATATCGAGAACTGGCCGACCGAAGAGGTCATGTTCGCCTGGCAGGGCGGCGAGCCCACTCTGGCGGGGCTGGACTTTTACCGCCGGGTTCTGGCTTTGCAGAACCAGTATGGCAAGGGCAAACGCATCCATAACAGTCTGCAAACCAACGGCGTGCTGCTTAATGACGCATGGGCGGCTTTTCTCGCCGAAAACCGCTTTCTGGTGGGGATATCCGTGGATGGTCCCCGGTCATTGCACGACCGGTTCCGCAAGAGCAACAGCGGCCAGTCCGTTTTCCGGCAAGTGATTGACGGTATCGAGCGTTTAAGGAAATATGAGGTCGAGTTCAATTTGCTC comes from Brenneria nigrifluens DSM 30175 = ATCC 13028 and encodes:
- a CDS encoding MFS transporter — translated: MTGQTSPPAPLSFRRALLAMLGLSLTLMLSALDQTVIGNTMPYIVADLGGFDLYAWLATGYLLTSIVTVPIFGRLGDYFGRKYFVVAATLLFTLSSLLCAQAGSMLMLVVWRALQGVGGGMLIGTAFACIPELFPDMRRRLRWQILLSTAFSIVNALGPTLGGVLTEHYGWRAVFYLNVPCGLAALAISWRYLPYFKPLQRQGIRLDWLGALLVMTLLGCLQLGVTGLSTRMNTPGVIALLSASALALPALIEQQKRAVSPLLPPALFAPGTLRQLFILSTLAGGVMFTLLYFTPLLFQGGYGYSAQQAALLLTPMGVSITLGAIINGRIVTRLRNPVLLPTCGFLLLAAACLGLALCGAEGGFRRLLLLMLMAGAGLGFILLNLTIFTQTLAPGEHLGIATALLQSFRLVGGLLGTAATSLLFNTLYHALLRRTTSESAWQHWADPGKLLGTTAQERAGEMMAARNALINAVDVGLAVCALIALIAAGITWRLSNIVLVSPPGARAA
- a CDS encoding aspartate transaminase, producing the protein MSAIHIASRITRIKTSPSSTAADRANALRRAGRSIVNLVTGEPDFDTPEVIRQAACAAIERGETRYTQNNGTPALRQAIADKFRRENRLHFAPDDIIVTCGAKSAIFNALAATLEPGDKVLIPAPFWVSYPDMVLACDGEPLIVPCQEEHGFKLTAEQLRAAITPDCRWLLLNSPGNPSGASYSEGELRALADVLLDHPTLAIMTDDIYEHIRFDRAAPTHLLAVEPALADRTLVVNGVSKTYAMTGWRIGYAAGPQALINAMGTLQSQSTSNACSVSQAAALAALASGSEFIERSREIYRQRRDRMAAAVNDIPGLSCRLPDGAFYLYVNCAGILGRRTPQGETLTSDNDVVLYLLESEGVAVVAGAAYGISPYFRLSIATDIDTLLEGAKRMARAVAQLR
- the nac gene encoding nitrogen assimilation transcriptional regulator NAC: MNLRRLKYFVKIVDIGSLTQAADILHIAQPALSQQLATLESEVKQQLLIRTKRGVTPTDAGKILYTHAQAILRQCERAQNAIDGSALQLSGTVSVGLAPGTAATNLALPLFEAVRQQHPGILLYYNENFGTTLSELIMSGRMDMAVLYGNRDIHGLSFIPLMKEDLYLVSSGPEIPAGHTIELEQVAKQDLFLPQSYNFMRKIVNEAFASRGLVGRVVCEIESATTLTAAVASGHGATVLPESAARAMLAPAGAWMAKIINPDIQAPLSFCSSDHLPLSQPAQAVKNILLSLMAQRTPDNRPLALA
- the pxpB gene encoding 5-oxoprolinase subunit PxpB, whose amino-acid sequence is MDLAQRWDNPQLSLLGTRTLLFEAPGPLGLENQQRIWALADYADDLPEVAESVPGMNNLMLVLRHSPAEPESLFTRLLKQWLRDERKVLQGKTIELPVAYGGEFGPHLHDVAEHTGLSVSEVIARHCAPLYPVYALGSHPGYCYLGNMDPAIATPRRQTPLLSIPGGAVSIGGLQTGVSASAGPSGWNTIGHTDFTFFNAYAQPPVALSPGDNIAFKAVRVRA
- a CDS encoding biotin-dependent carboxyltransferase family protein, with amino-acid sequence MIVIEKTTPLSSVQDLGRSGSLHYGVGAAGAMDPLALRLGNALLGNDANAAAIEIPLFPFQARFTDDCRFAVTGHDGRVMLDDAALPFWWSAQARKGQRLTLHASSNTARAYLHLPGGVDVPEVLGSRSTQLRGEFGGFKGRGLQSGDRLGAAAPQQRGPVDFGIVPPWLALGVADTPEPMIRVLPAAEYGAFSDASRQAFWSQAWRITPQSNRYGYRLAGEPLVAKVPLEMRSHGIIPGVIQVPHNGLPIVQMRDAQPSGGYPKFGTVIDADMWLLGQIPVGGRIRFLQVDHQQAREAERQQQAYLQKAIEQIDCHRRYAD
- a CDS encoding acetyl-CoA carboxylase biotin carboxyl carrier protein, with protein sequence MLAIAELRQIASRMSQSGLRDIEIVDGRCRVRMRCDAPRPAEVAPTAAAQPACTTIAAPRPGIVWFSHPLNGQVIAAPGATVAAGELVALLGVGHLLLPVRSSAGGTVRQLCVADGCVVEYGTELMTLSQEP
- a CDS encoding LamB/YcsF family protein, producing MTIIDLNADLGEGFGDYTMADDRALMPLISSANVACGFHAGDAAIMADSVRLAKAHQVDLGAHVGFPDLLGFGRRRMQIDTDTLAHYVTYQLGALAGFARAAHYPMTHMSFHGALGNMAAEDPQLALPLLQAVKAFDAGLIISTTAGNAVEHSARQLGFKVATTFLADRAYDRHGMLVRRGLPGAVIHEVAQVSQRVIRLLTQGTVESIEGDILPMSVTSILLHGDTAGALALARQLRRDIEALGIKIVPISRH
- a CDS encoding SDR family oxidoreductase; the encoded protein is MPFSDYKTALVTGASAGLGEAIVERLCREGIRVHAVARRREQLAALAERTGCIPHALDIADTAALTRLCAGLEIDILVNNAGVSHSGSLLDSAADNIDSQVDVNLRAVLHLTRLLVPGMVERDRGHVINISSIAGVYNFNGNTIYHATKAAVHMLSRQLRIDVYGKRVRVTEICPGRVATDIFGNVLGDAEEARKRFIDGFELPQARDVADAIAFSIAAPVAVNIGHIELTPTLQVPGGLSTMRPDDAAC
- a CDS encoding amino acid ABC transporter permease; the protein is MNNTLDFGVILHGQYAEMLIQGIKLTLQLALGSWLLAMALAMVLVVVRLANKRLATALVAAYVSYHRNVPTLVQLMMWYFAIPTLLPESLQIWLSDFNTEFVFSLIALGLCQAAYFSEDIRSGLRAIPAGQTEASRALGMGYLRAMQLVILPQGVRNALPALINHTVLLFKNTSLAMVIGVAELTYVTREIENYTFRTFEAYLLSSLAYLACSLLLMGVGAVLAQRYQRALAR
- a CDS encoding amino acid ABC transporter permease yields the protein MLDFFSIIQQNWMLFLVGQYPSGPLGGIVCTLLLSLLAMLFALPLGVVLGVARISPFRWLRYPATVWVYVLRGVPLVMVVFWTYFCVPLLLGRNIDGFTTMLCTLVVYESAYIAEIVRAGIQALPSGQYEASRAMGMSYLKALRLILLPQALYNMLPSLLSQLVSIIKNSTLGYVINVQELTFAANQVNNQLLTKPFEVFAIVALSYYVICFSLTLLANRLEQRIARKRLGPSPTGAAKAALSAAKS
- a CDS encoding amino acid ABC transporter ATP-binding protein, giving the protein MIPMIMFNRVNKWYGDYQALTDLSAEINSGEVVVVCGPSGSGKSTLIRTVNRLEPIEEGQILFDGHDIHGSSTRLNQLRTRIGFVFQSFNLFPHITVLENIMLSPVKVLGLKRAEVRKQALELLERVGLEHKADAYPAHLSGGQQQRVAIARALAMKPPVMLFDEPTSALDPEMVGEVLSVMRDLAQDGMTMMCVTHEMHFARDVADTVWFMDAGKILEKAPPEQFFTRPQHPRAQRFLADLRQH
- a CDS encoding ABC transporter substrate-binding protein, translated to MKNVNKLSVVMLAVPLMLAALPSRADSLADIQTRGTLNCGVYSDVPPFSAPDPQTRQLVGMDVDLCGALAKQMGLKLNLMPVSVEARIAVLTTGRVDVLIANLAYTKTRATQIQFSDPYYIAKEVLVVKSPNAEKTPADFKGKRISATKGSTSEQSIRMADARPVTFQDTASAYLALQQNKSVGFVTNNMTAAKLVMQAKKEGIDLAIVKEPMALEPVAVGLKLGEPALLAQVNSSLKTMDDSGEIDQIWNRWIGPDTDYKMVREEKVQPLSSLQFVPLE